In Nocardioides marinus, one DNA window encodes the following:
- a CDS encoding aldehyde dehydrogenase family protein: MTPPSASVLDIRRPATGEPLESLPVDDAARVAAMARDLRLAQTAWRDMGPRVRAGWLRAWRGWILDHTDELTDLLVAETGKVRPDALVETTASCEFISYYADHAEKFLAPERVGSSGLLSLPKRLSRTYRPYPLVGLIVPWNFPITLFLMDAAPALAAGCAVLAKSSEMTPLTCARVIEGWQEIGAPAVLQHVSGAGDAGQAVVEAVDFVQFTGSTATGRRVATRCAELLKPVSLELGGKDAAIVLEDADLDRAAHGLVWGGIFNSGQVCISVERVYAVDAVYDELVEKVAAALGALRQGAGARDDVGAMVTKEQVDTVERHVQEARQRGARVLVGGERGTKGNFFAPTLLVDVDHTMSCMTEETFGPTLPIMRVADEAEAITLANDSEYGLSATVWTRDLGRGRRVADQLEVGAVNINDVFSNLFAVGLPHSGWKSSGMGARLGGAQGLRKYCRVQAITEPRMPVTTKELTWYPYSARRTAIAGRVLRLAAGRGLRQRLGL, from the coding sequence GTGACACCACCTTCAGCCTCTGTCCTGGACATCCGGCGACCTGCCACCGGCGAGCCCCTCGAGTCGCTCCCTGTTGACGACGCGGCACGAGTCGCCGCCATGGCCCGAGACCTGCGCCTCGCGCAGACCGCGTGGCGCGACATGGGACCCAGGGTTCGGGCAGGTTGGCTCCGCGCGTGGCGCGGGTGGATCCTCGACCACACCGACGAGCTCACCGACCTCCTGGTCGCAGAGACGGGGAAGGTCCGACCCGATGCCCTGGTCGAGACGACGGCGTCGTGCGAGTTCATCTCCTACTACGCAGATCACGCCGAGAAGTTCCTGGCACCTGAGCGGGTGGGCTCTTCCGGTCTCCTCAGCCTGCCCAAGCGACTCTCGCGCACCTACCGTCCCTACCCGCTGGTGGGACTCATCGTTCCGTGGAACTTCCCCATCACCTTGTTCCTCATGGATGCGGCACCAGCGCTGGCAGCCGGCTGCGCCGTGCTGGCGAAGTCATCGGAGATGACGCCGCTGACCTGCGCGCGCGTGATCGAGGGCTGGCAGGAGATCGGCGCACCCGCGGTGCTGCAGCACGTCTCTGGTGCTGGCGATGCTGGTCAAGCTGTCGTGGAGGCGGTTGACTTCGTGCAGTTCACCGGCTCGACGGCCACCGGCCGCCGCGTGGCGACGCGGTGCGCGGAACTCCTCAAGCCGGTCAGCCTGGAGCTGGGAGGCAAGGATGCCGCCATCGTCCTCGAGGACGCCGACCTGGACCGAGCAGCTCATGGCCTCGTGTGGGGCGGCATCTTCAACTCCGGACAGGTCTGCATCTCTGTCGAGCGGGTCTACGCCGTCGATGCTGTGTACGACGAGCTGGTGGAGAAGGTTGCGGCAGCTCTGGGGGCACTGAGGCAGGGTGCGGGCGCGCGCGACGATGTCGGCGCCATGGTCACCAAGGAACAGGTGGACACCGTCGAGCGTCACGTCCAGGAGGCGCGGCAACGCGGCGCACGCGTCCTGGTGGGCGGGGAGCGTGGAACGAAGGGCAACTTCTTCGCCCCCACGCTCCTGGTCGACGTCGACCACACCATGTCCTGCATGACCGAGGAGACCTTCGGACCGACGCTGCCCATCATGCGGGTGGCCGACGAGGCGGAGGCGATCACCCTGGCCAACGACTCCGAATACGGTCTCTCCGCGACGGTCTGGACACGCGACTTGGGTCGAGGCAGACGCGTCGCCGATCAGCTCGAGGTCGGCGCGGTGAACATCAACGACGTCTTCAGCAATCTCTTCGCCGTGGGTCTGCCCCACAGCGGGTGGAAGTCCTCCGGCATGGGTGCCCGGCTCGGCGGCGCCCAGGGCTTGCGCAAGTACTGCCGCGTCCAAGCCATCACCGAGCCGCGCATGCCGGTGACCACCAAAGAGCTCACGTGGTACCCGTACTCCGCCCGGCGTACGGCCATTGCCGGCCGCGTGCTGCGGCTGGCTGCTGGACGCGGCCTACGGCAGCGTCTGGGTCTGTGA
- a CDS encoding SDR family oxidoreductase encodes MSSTQSAKVVAITGGARGIGYHTAKELIGRGHKVAIGDIDEGQLKIAAEDLGIDVAVRLDVTDPASIGNFLDVTEEALGPLDVLINNAGVMPTGHAHEEPDEVTRRQVEINVLGVIFGTKVALQRMLPRRRGHIINTASLAGELPVPGLATYCGTKFAVIGFTEAARQEYRRSGVNLSTVRPTFTNTELVSGTSGAKGMRNAEPQEIARATAALIERPQPFVRVTRVAGTMVAAMKFVPGRVATQLGSMLGTDTVFLDRVDNEARRAYLERIERS; translated from the coding sequence ATGTCATCAACGCAGTCAGCGAAAGTGGTGGCCATCACCGGAGGGGCACGCGGGATCGGCTACCACACCGCCAAGGAGTTGATCGGGCGCGGGCACAAGGTAGCGATCGGCGACATCGACGAGGGCCAGCTGAAGATTGCCGCCGAGGACCTCGGGATCGACGTCGCGGTCCGCCTTGACGTCACTGACCCTGCCTCGATCGGCAACTTCCTCGACGTGACGGAGGAGGCGTTGGGTCCGCTCGACGTTCTCATCAACAACGCGGGAGTGATGCCCACGGGGCACGCGCACGAAGAACCCGACGAGGTGACCCGCCGTCAGGTCGAGATCAACGTTCTCGGTGTCATCTTCGGCACGAAGGTGGCCTTGCAGCGGATGCTGCCCCGTCGCCGCGGGCACATCATCAACACCGCTTCCCTCGCCGGCGAGCTCCCCGTGCCGGGCCTGGCGACGTACTGCGGTACCAAGTTCGCTGTCATCGGCTTCACCGAGGCGGCGCGACAGGAGTACCGCAGGTCGGGTGTCAACTTGTCGACGGTGCGCCCCACCTTCACCAACACCGAACTCGTCTCCGGAACGAGCGGGGCGAAGGGGATGAGGAACGCCGAACCGCAGGAGATCGCCCGGGCGACCGCTGCGCTGATCGAGCGTCCGCAGCCGTTCGTCCGCGTCACGCGGGTCGCGGGAACGATGGTGGCGGCCATGAAGTTCGTCCCCGGCCGGGTCGCGACCCAGCTCGGCTCCATGCTGGGCACCGACACCGTGTTCCTCGACCGCGTGGACAACGAAGCTCGCCGGGCCTACCTGGAGCGCATCGAGCGCAGCTGA
- a CDS encoding acyl-CoA dehydrogenase family protein → MTDRRSPWMDADLDDVRDLARTFCEKEIKPHIDDFIAQKHVDRQLWNRAGEAGLLCLSIPEEYGGGGGSFAHEAILIEEQARVGDSSWGASLHNGIVAHYLLAYGTEEQKQQWLPKMATGEVVGAIAMTEPGTGSDLQNIKTKATREGDEYVITGSKTFITNGSQADLVLTVVKTDPEDRAAGISLMLVPTSNEGFARGRVLDKIGMKGQDTSELFFDGVRVPVSNLLGLTEGQGFVQLMQQLPQERLLVAVSNVAAMEFCLRETLAYVRDRSAFGRPIWGFQNTKFKMAEVATEARVARSFVDECIQMHLGDGLDIPTAAMVKLWCSERAQRVADACLQLHGGYGYMNEYPIARMWADMRVSQIYAGSSEIMKEIISRSL, encoded by the coding sequence ATGACCGACCGCCGATCCCCGTGGATGGATGCGGATCTTGACGACGTTCGAGACCTCGCCCGCACTTTCTGCGAAAAGGAGATCAAGCCTCACATCGACGACTTCATCGCGCAGAAGCACGTCGACCGACAGCTGTGGAACCGGGCCGGCGAAGCCGGTCTGCTCTGCTTGTCCATTCCCGAGGAGTACGGCGGTGGGGGCGGCAGCTTCGCCCACGAGGCCATCTTGATCGAGGAGCAGGCTCGGGTCGGAGACAGTTCCTGGGGCGCTTCGCTACACAACGGCATCGTCGCTCACTACCTGCTGGCCTACGGCACCGAGGAGCAGAAGCAGCAGTGGCTTCCGAAGATGGCCACAGGTGAGGTCGTGGGCGCGATCGCCATGACCGAGCCCGGCACAGGGTCAGATCTGCAGAACATCAAGACCAAGGCCACGCGCGAGGGGGATGAGTACGTCATCACCGGCTCCAAGACGTTCATCACGAACGGGTCCCAGGCAGACTTGGTGCTGACCGTGGTCAAGACTGATCCGGAAGATCGTGCGGCCGGCATCTCCCTCATGCTGGTTCCCACGAGCAACGAAGGATTCGCCCGAGGGCGGGTGCTCGACAAGATCGGGATGAAGGGGCAGGACACCTCCGAGCTCTTCTTCGACGGAGTGCGCGTCCCTGTCTCCAACCTGCTGGGCCTGACTGAGGGACAGGGCTTCGTCCAGCTCATGCAGCAGCTCCCCCAGGAGCGACTGCTGGTCGCGGTCTCGAACGTGGCCGCGATGGAGTTCTGCCTGCGGGAGACCCTGGCCTACGTCCGCGATCGCAGTGCCTTCGGACGACCGATCTGGGGTTTCCAGAACACGAAGTTCAAGATGGCTGAGGTCGCCACAGAGGCTCGCGTCGCCCGGTCCTTCGTCGATGAGTGCATCCAGATGCACCTGGGTGACGGTCTGGACATCCCGACCGCAGCCATGGTCAAGCTGTGGTGTTCGGAGCGTGCCCAGCGGGTGGCCGACGCTTGCCTGCAGCTGCACGGCGGGTACGGCTACATGAACGAGTACCCGATCGCCCGCATGTGGGCCGACATGCGGGTCTCGCAGATCTACGCCGGCAGCTCCGAGATCATGAAGGAGATCATCAGCCGGTCGCTGTGA
- a CDS encoding TetR/AcrR family transcriptional regulator gives MVEVGKWVDSTVRRRTAGDDGARARRRRHIAEAALLAVDDIGIEAGTAVIAERAEMPRPHIYRYFASREDLDSEMVRLAARRLNDHIRPHLSHRGTPLMVVQGLVEACATWADAHPHLYRLLAARGHSRTLHQARMGRTRLLDEIAVAARGYTNAAPSSFPEGILVGVMGMVDATIIWWLDQRDESLDVMTERLSDHVTLVLLRALSGRGIDLDPAVELEPFVRE, from the coding sequence GTGGTCGAGGTGGGAAAGTGGGTCGACTCCACCGTGCGGCGGCGCACAGCCGGGGATGACGGGGCGCGCGCCCGTCGGCGACGCCACATCGCCGAAGCCGCGCTCTTGGCAGTGGATGACATCGGCATCGAGGCCGGCACGGCAGTCATCGCCGAACGGGCGGAGATGCCGCGACCTCACATCTACCGATACTTCGCCAGCCGCGAGGACCTGGACTCAGAGATGGTCCGGCTTGCGGCGCGACGCCTCAACGACCATATCCGGCCACATCTGTCACATCGCGGAACGCCGCTGATGGTGGTGCAGGGACTGGTCGAGGCCTGCGCGACCTGGGCTGACGCGCATCCGCATCTTTATCGGCTCCTGGCGGCCCGGGGTCACAGTCGAACGCTCCACCAAGCGCGCATGGGCCGCACACGGCTCCTCGATGAGATCGCCGTGGCAGCGCGGGGTTACACCAATGCTGCGCCGAGCTCGTTCCCCGAGGGCATCCTCGTCGGCGTCATGGGCATGGTCGACGCGACCATCATCTGGTGGCTCGACCAGAGAGACGAGAGCCTAGACGTCATGACCGAACGACTTTCCGATCACGTCACGCTCGTGCTCCTGCGCGCTCTGTCCGGGCGAGGCATCGACCTGGACCCCGCCGTGGAACTCGAGCCTTTCGTTCGCGAGTGA
- a CDS encoding PaaI family thioesterase yields MSDAQGQGRQPEAVKTVDDDTDRQPMSTLDAWVRSMAHPEPASLGRLPAHSPTCAGCGSENPAGLALVVDATEDGVRAVHRFDRRQEGAPGIAHGGLVAAAFDDLFGFLLYRVGELAVTRSLTVEYLRPVLLGTDYEFTAKVRTREGRRLHVDASAVETDGRRVATADATFIIVDVDHFEQGRATTLP; encoded by the coding sequence ATGAGCGACGCGCAGGGACAAGGGCGCCAGCCGGAGGCGGTCAAGACCGTCGACGACGACACCGACCGCCAGCCGATGTCGACCTTGGACGCCTGGGTTCGGTCGATGGCCCACCCGGAGCCAGCGTCGTTGGGGAGGTTGCCGGCCCATTCCCCCACCTGCGCGGGCTGTGGCAGCGAGAATCCGGCCGGCCTCGCGCTCGTGGTCGATGCGACCGAGGACGGGGTGCGCGCCGTGCACCGCTTCGACCGCCGTCAGGAGGGCGCGCCGGGCATCGCTCACGGCGGCCTGGTGGCGGCGGCCTTCGACGACTTGTTCGGGTTCCTGCTCTACCGGGTGGGTGAATTGGCGGTGACGCGGTCCCTGACCGTGGAGTACCTCCGGCCAGTGCTCCTCGGTACGGACTACGAGTTCACCGCCAAGGTCCGCACTCGAGAGGGTCGACGCTTGCACGTGGACGCCTCGGCCGTTGAGACGGACGGGCGGCGTGTAGCCACGGCCGACGCCACTTTCATCATCGTCGATGTGGACCACTTCGAGCAGGGAAGAGCGACGACGCTGCCCTGA
- a CDS encoding lysophospholipid acyltransferase family protein: MMVHVPTMRRDRPARGDRRGLAWWLALAVCKPVLMLLRRADWRGVQRIPASGGAVLAANHVSHIDPLLVAEMVLAQRRVPRFLAKDALFGQTLVGWWFRAAGHVRVDRTAGYGAYDDAVAAALAGRLILVYPEASITRRDDGLPMPMKSGAVRIALEASVPLLPVAQWGAQSILPAYTGRLQWGRRKRVAIVVGEPIPLHDLRGLEPALAATLGRERLEHRLTTMVRQLSDEDRTSA, encoded by the coding sequence ATGATGGTGCACGTACCTACGATGAGACGCGATCGTCCGGCCCGTGGCGATCGGCGCGGCCTCGCCTGGTGGCTGGCGCTAGCGGTCTGCAAGCCAGTGCTGATGCTTCTTCGCCGTGCCGACTGGCGGGGCGTCCAGCGCATCCCAGCCTCGGGCGGCGCTGTGCTCGCCGCGAATCACGTCTCACACATCGACCCTCTACTGGTCGCGGAGATGGTGCTGGCCCAGCGACGCGTCCCGCGCTTCCTGGCCAAGGACGCCCTCTTCGGACAAACTCTCGTGGGTTGGTGGTTCCGGGCGGCAGGTCACGTCAGGGTCGATCGCACGGCCGGCTATGGCGCGTATGACGATGCCGTCGCGGCCGCGCTCGCCGGTCGACTGATCCTGGTCTATCCCGAAGCGTCGATCACACGGCGTGATGATGGCCTGCCGATGCCCATGAAGTCGGGCGCGGTGCGGATCGCCCTGGAGGCCTCGGTGCCTCTGTTGCCGGTTGCGCAGTGGGGGGCTCAATCCATCTTGCCCGCCTACACCGGGCGATTGCAGTGGGGACGACGCAAGCGGGTCGCCATCGTGGTCGGCGAACCCATTCCCCTGCACGATCTGCGAGGCCTCGAACCGGCGCTGGCGGCGACGCTCGGCCGCGAGCGGCTCGAGCACAGACTCACGACCATGGTGCGGCAGTTGAGCGACGAGGACCGCACGTCGGCGTGA
- a CDS encoding transglutaminase-like domain-containing protein has product MDRTWDATEALTAGRFVDSDHPDVQDFTRSTLAGVSDPHGRIGTLFAAVRDMFRYDPYSVSGHQDDYRASAILAGGPTWCVPKAVLLTACLRAAGIPTVLGFSDVRNHLSSPALLELMGTDRFVFHGWTAVLIDGTWRKGSPAFNTDLCHRFDVPPLEFDGTGDALLHATDGAGNRHMEYVHERGMFLDLPYDDMMTTLTSTYGSAMVRDGVGASHSDSSFHP; this is encoded by the coding sequence ATGGACAGGACATGGGACGCAACTGAGGCGTTGACCGCGGGACGATTCGTCGACAGCGACCACCCCGATGTCCAGGACTTCACGAGGTCGACCCTCGCGGGCGTCTCGGATCCTCACGGTCGGATCGGCACGTTGTTCGCCGCCGTCCGCGACATGTTCCGCTACGACCCCTACAGCGTGTCTGGTCACCAGGACGACTACCGCGCCAGCGCGATCTTGGCAGGCGGACCAACGTGGTGCGTCCCCAAGGCGGTGCTGCTGACGGCCTGCCTCCGTGCGGCCGGGATCCCGACCGTGCTGGGCTTCTCGGACGTTCGCAACCACCTCAGCAGCCCGGCACTACTGGAGCTGATGGGCACCGATCGCTTCGTGTTCCATGGCTGGACAGCAGTCCTGATCGACGGCACATGGCGCAAGGGATCGCCCGCGTTCAACACCGACCTGTGCCATCGCTTCGATGTGCCTCCGCTCGAGTTCGATGGCACCGGGGATGCGCTGCTGCATGCCACCGACGGCGCCGGCAACCGTCACATGGAGTACGTGCATGAGCGAGGCATGTTCCTCGACCTCCCCTACGACGACATGATGACGACGCTGACGAGCACATACGGCTCCGCGATGGTCCGTGACGGGGTGGGAGCGTCGCACAGCGACTCCTCCTTCCATCCCTGA
- a CDS encoding BtrH N-terminal domain-containing protein, protein MADRSGATVMNYPHRRGGHCGSGAMRDLLEWAGLGWDGPPGEGLVFALSGSLDLSYVRDATLMPPVYLVGRGSDLETDLPERLGASVSVLASDDPTEGWNWVRDAVDAGRPALVWADIAELPYLRVRLQMSRHDIVVIGYDDEQELVHVVDNDRDEVQLVSYAALARARSSQGFPVPTRHTYYDIDWPERLPELSSAAAQAFAQAAASMTSADGPSIVSGRDSTAVGATGLAAVDLFAADIASWPEVFPDDVLDLILHGLSAFVEKAGTGGGLFRRLLSSGAADIARMTGDTRAGDVAVAAHDCAEGWSLVASLAREAGPARDRWQQAADAAGELPRLERDLVAALNVAAADQGTPA, encoded by the coding sequence ATGGCTGATCGGTCCGGCGCAACGGTGATGAACTACCCGCATCGTCGAGGTGGGCACTGCGGGTCCGGCGCCATGCGCGACCTGCTCGAGTGGGCGGGGCTGGGGTGGGACGGGCCACCCGGTGAGGGTCTGGTCTTTGCGTTGAGTGGGTCCCTTGACCTCTCTTACGTGCGGGACGCGACCCTCATGCCGCCGGTGTACCTCGTCGGCCGCGGGAGCGATCTGGAGACCGACCTGCCCGAGCGACTGGGCGCGAGCGTCTCGGTGCTCGCCAGCGACGATCCGACCGAGGGGTGGAACTGGGTGCGCGACGCCGTGGATGCGGGACGTCCGGCGCTGGTGTGGGCCGACATCGCCGAGCTCCCCTACCTTCGCGTCCGGTTGCAGATGAGTCGTCACGACATCGTCGTCATCGGGTACGACGACGAGCAGGAGCTCGTCCATGTCGTGGACAACGATCGCGATGAGGTCCAGCTGGTGTCCTACGCGGCACTGGCGAGAGCCCGGTCATCACAGGGATTCCCCGTTCCGACGCGGCACACGTACTACGACATCGATTGGCCAGAGCGTCTGCCGGAGCTATCGAGTGCAGCAGCGCAGGCCTTCGCACAGGCGGCCGCCTCGATGACCTCCGCCGACGGCCCCTCGATCGTGAGTGGTCGGGACTCGACGGCCGTGGGGGCCACCGGCTTGGCAGCCGTGGACCTTTTCGCAGCGGACATCGCATCGTGGCCGGAGGTCTTCCCCGACGACGTGCTGGACCTGATCCTGCACGGGCTGAGCGCCTTCGTCGAGAAAGCTGGCACCGGCGGTGGGCTCTTCCGTCGACTGCTCTCCAGCGGGGCGGCGGACATCGCACGTATGACCGGGGACACGCGAGCCGGCGACGTCGCTGTCGCGGCCCACGACTGCGCCGAGGGCTGGTCACTGGTCGCGTCCCTGGCGCGGGAGGCGGGACCTGCGCGGGACAGATGGCAACAAGCCGCAGACGCGGCCGGCGAGCTGCCTCGCTTGGAGCGCGACCTCGTCGCCGCCCTGAACGTTGCTGCCGCAGACCAGGGGACCCCCGCGTGA
- a CDS encoding TetR family transcriptional regulator has translation MAAPSMRERYREAVRTAVIETAHEHISERGWDRVRMSEIAEAAGISRAFLYKEFGDKAGLGEAVVLREASRFIDGIEEVLAHQGSDAAVGLAAAVEYVLREADRSTLLRAVLISHQDSAPVANGILPLLTTSAQLLHLASESLASWLASRVPSLKGGEAVDTADALVRLTVSHLALPALSREEAATKITEVGLRYLGLSSPERIASA, from the coding sequence ATGGCTGCACCATCCATGCGCGAGCGTTATCGCGAGGCGGTCCGAACCGCCGTCATCGAGACCGCTCACGAGCACATCTCTGAACGCGGCTGGGACCGCGTCAGGATGAGTGAGATCGCAGAGGCGGCCGGCATCTCGAGGGCCTTTCTCTACAAGGAGTTCGGGGACAAGGCAGGCCTGGGAGAGGCCGTGGTGCTGCGCGAGGCTTCTCGCTTCATCGATGGGATCGAAGAAGTCCTGGCACACCAGGGCAGCGACGCCGCCGTCGGTCTTGCTGCCGCGGTGGAGTACGTCCTGCGAGAAGCCGACCGCAGCACCCTTCTCAGGGCGGTGCTGATCTCCCACCAAGACTCAGCGCCGGTGGCCAATGGGATCCTGCCTTTGCTCACCACGTCCGCACAACTGCTCCACCTGGCCTCGGAATCGCTGGCGAGTTGGTTGGCGTCCCGAGTCCCCTCTCTCAAGGGAGGAGAGGCTGTCGACACTGCCGACGCCCTCGTGCGGCTCACGGTGAGCCATCTGGCCCTTCCGGCACTGTCTCGGGAGGAAGCTGCCACCAAGATCACCGAGGTGGGATTGCGCTACCTCGGGCTCTCGTCACCGGAGCGGATCGCCTCCGCGTGA
- a CDS encoding TetR/AcrR family transcriptional regulator translates to MMKRALPAKIASQLYAAAELIADRGLEGTRMEEIAEATGIPKATLYYHLEGKNAVLEFLLEDFLDLIAGAVAVAKDADGSASERLRASITAQLSLMLEHPHLCRALVGDLGRATRLPDLAAALDAAFLTPIRELLEEGARDGSLARFEDPTTVATSIFGAVTVAGLSATAGARQRTAADAATLSGSIYTMLTLGIAGISPS, encoded by the coding sequence ATGATGAAGAGAGCACTGCCCGCGAAGATCGCAAGCCAGTTGTATGCAGCGGCAGAATTGATCGCGGATCGCGGCCTTGAAGGGACCCGTATGGAGGAGATCGCAGAAGCGACCGGGATTCCCAAGGCGACCCTCTACTACCACCTGGAGGGCAAGAATGCCGTGCTCGAGTTCCTTCTCGAGGATTTCCTCGACCTCATCGCGGGAGCGGTCGCGGTGGCCAAGGACGCCGACGGCAGCGCCTCTGAGAGGCTCCGCGCCTCGATCACTGCCCAACTCTCCCTCATGCTGGAGCACCCGCACCTGTGCCGCGCCCTGGTAGGCGACCTGGGCCGTGCAACTCGCCTACCTGATCTGGCGGCAGCACTTGATGCAGCCTTCCTCACCCCCATCCGAGAGTTGCTCGAGGAGGGCGCACGCGACGGCTCTCTCGCACGGTTCGAAGATCCGACTACGGTGGCTACGAGCATCTTTGGTGCTGTGACCGTGGCGGGATTGAGTGCGACGGCAGGTGCTCGGCAGCGAACGGCAGCGGATGCGGCCACACTCTCGGGGTCGATCTACACGATGTTGACGCTGGGAATCGCCGGCATCTCGCCGAGCTGA
- a CDS encoding cytochrome P450: MSAAAVYYDPFDPVVMADPYPTYQALRKAAPVYWSDAGRCWVLSRHSDVTSALHDPSTFSSASGVFPTVGAPSMADLFLPMLIMTDPPRHTAMRRIVSRAFTPRRIATLEAGIQELIEGLLDDASSHETWDAVEALTAPLPAIVIADLLGVPREDRDSFRRWSTQLIQSQPQSPRIGGALEAAAALYDYFASFLAERRIRPRDDLMSALVEAEVEGQRLSEDELLGFCFLLLVAGHETTTNLLSNSLVALAGEPDARHAMADDPQLLPRAVEELLRYDSPVQGLSRTLTRSTTMHGQDLEPGDVVLLLFGSANRDEQVFPAADRLDIHRSAEQHLALGHGVHFCLGASLARLEARSALQALLSRHRDWEVDEESAVRLQSGPIRGFATLPFRPIAGTWRVR; encoded by the coding sequence ATGAGTGCAGCAGCGGTGTACTACGACCCTTTCGACCCCGTGGTGATGGCCGATCCCTATCCGACGTATCAAGCTCTGCGAAAGGCGGCGCCGGTCTACTGGTCCGACGCCGGGAGGTGCTGGGTGCTCAGCCGGCACTCCGACGTGACCAGCGCACTGCACGATCCCTCGACGTTCTCGTCAGCATCGGGGGTGTTCCCGACGGTCGGCGCCCCCAGCATGGCGGACCTCTTCCTGCCCATGCTGATCATGACCGACCCGCCACGCCACACGGCGATGCGGCGTATCGTCAGCCGCGCCTTCACACCTCGTCGGATAGCCACACTCGAGGCAGGCATCCAGGAGTTGATCGAGGGGCTTCTTGACGACGCTTCCTCGCACGAGACCTGGGACGCTGTCGAGGCGCTGACTGCGCCCTTGCCGGCCATCGTCATCGCCGACCTCCTCGGGGTGCCACGGGAGGACCGTGACTCCTTCCGACGCTGGTCAACCCAGCTCATCCAGTCACAGCCACAAAGCCCGCGGATCGGCGGCGCCCTCGAGGCGGCCGCAGCTCTGTACGACTACTTCGCCTCATTCCTGGCCGAAAGGCGGATCCGTCCGCGCGACGATCTCATGAGTGCCCTGGTGGAAGCCGAGGTCGAGGGACAGCGCTTGAGCGAGGACGAGCTCCTCGGCTTCTGCTTCCTACTGTTGGTCGCCGGGCACGAGACGACCACCAACCTCCTCAGCAACAGTCTGGTAGCGCTTGCTGGCGAACCCGACGCCCGGCACGCAATGGCGGACGATCCACAACTCCTTCCACGCGCCGTCGAGGAGCTCCTGCGCTACGACTCTCCAGTCCAGGGACTTTCCCGGACGCTCACGCGCTCGACCACCATGCACGGGCAGGACCTGGAGCCAGGCGACGTGGTGCTTCTGCTGTTCGGGTCCGCCAATCGCGACGAGCAGGTTTTTCCCGCCGCCGACCGACTCGACATCCATCGCAGCGCTGAACAGCACCTTGCTCTCGGACACGGCGTCCACTTCTGCCTAGGCGCCTCTCTCGCGCGGCTCGAGGCACGATCGGCGCTGCAGGCTTTGCTCTCTCGTCATCGCGACTGGGAGGTCGACGAAGAGTCGGCCGTGCGACTGCAGTCAGGGCCCATTCGCGGCTTCGCAACACTGCCCTTCCGGCCGATCGCGGGCACTTGGCGCGTACGCTGA
- a CDS encoding helix-turn-helix transcriptional regulator, whose translation MTDGNRTGSALQEQAVQHLCRVLRSARETRGLTQAQIAESAGMTRNHYQLLEAGRSATGDLANPRLSTICALANVLELPLGDLLA comes from the coding sequence ATGACAGACGGGAACCGGACAGGCTCGGCGCTGCAGGAGCAGGCTGTCCAACATCTGTGTCGGGTGCTTCGATCGGCTCGCGAAACTCGCGGACTGACTCAGGCTCAGATCGCCGAAAGCGCAGGCATGACCCGCAATCACTATCAGCTACTCGAGGCGGGGCGCTCGGCAACGGGCGACCTGGCCAACCCGCGACTGTCGACCATCTGTGCTCTTGCGAACGTTCTGGAGTTGCCGCTGGGGGACCTGCTCGCCTGA